The Longimicrobiales bacterium nucleotide sequence GAGCGTGAGCGTCTGCTCGTTGCGATCGCCGATCGGAATGAGCATGCGCCCGCCCTCCGCGAGCTGGTCCAGCAGCGCCTGCGGCACATCCGGCGAAGCGGCCGCCACGAGGATCGCGTCGTACGGCGCGTAGCGCGACCAGCCGATGGTTCCGTCACCGACGAGGAGGGCGATGTTCGAGAATCGGAGATCGTCCAGTATCGTGCGCGCGCGCGCCGAGAGCTCGCGGATCCGCTCTACCGAATACACGTGCCCCGCCAGGTGTCCGAGCAGAGCCGTCTGATAACCGCTGCCGGTGCCGATCTCCAGCACCTTCTGATGATTCTGGATTTTCAGGATCTGGAGATACAGCGCCTGCAGCGACGGCTGTGACGCGGTCTGGCCGAACCCGATCGGGACGGGTGCATCCTCGTAGGCACGATGCTGAACTCCTTCGGGAACGAACAGGTGACGCGGGACGAGATCGAATACGCGGAGCACTTCGAGGTCATCGATCCCGCGGTCGCGGATCGTCTCGATCAGCTGCCGTCTCTGTCGTTCGTACCGGCGGTCGCTCAGAGCTTCAGACCCCACTCGCTCAATCCTTCCATCAATCGGTAATTCGTCAGGTCCAGGTGCAGCGGCGTGACGGAAATGAACTGCTCGTGCACAGCACGGAAGTCCGAATCCGGTCCGCCCCACCACTTGCTCTCACCGCCGCCGATCCAGAAGTATTCGCGTCCGTTCGGATCCGCCGCTCGTGTCAGCGAGCCGACATACGCCCTGCGGCCGAGTGATGTGACACGCACACCGGCAACTTCGTCAGGCGGCACGGCCGGGAGGTTCACGTTGAGCAGGGTCTCTGCGGGAAAATCGTTGCGTTGAACCAGCTGCTTCAGCAGCCTGATCAACACGTCGTTCCAGTCGCTCAGCCGCTCGTGGTCCTTGCCCGCGTAGGAGAGTGCAATGGCGGGAATGCCGAGGATCGTGGCCTCCATGGCCGCTGCGACCGTGCCCGAATACAGCACGTCGTCGCCCAGGTTGGGACCGTGATTGATGCCGGAGAGCACGAAGTCCGGGCGCTCCTCCAGCAGCTCACCGATGGCGAGCATCACACAGTCCGTCGGCGTCCCGTCCACGACGTGCACGCCTTCCCGGGTGACGCGCACGCGCAGCGG carries:
- the surE gene encoding 5'/3'-nucleotidase SurE — encoded protein: MRILVANDDGYLAGGIQTLARAAAELGDVTVVAPDREQSATSHSLTLHYPLRVRVTREGVHVVDGTPTDCVMLAIGELLEERPDFVLSGINHGPNLGDDVLYSGTVAAAMEATILGIPAIALSYAGKDHERLSDWNDVLIRLLKQLVQRNDFPAETLLNVNLPAVPPDEVAGVRVTSLGRRAYVGSLTRAADPNGREYFWIGGGESKWWGGPDSDFRAVHEQFISVTPLHLDLTNYRLMEGLSEWGLKL
- a CDS encoding protein-L-isoaspartate(D-aspartate) O-methyltransferase is translated as MGSEALSDRRYERQRRQLIETIRDRGIDDLEVLRVFDLVPRHLFVPEGVQHRAYEDAPVPIGFGQTASQPSLQALYLQILKIQNHQKVLEIGTGSGYQTALLGHLAGHVYSVERIRELSARARTILDDLRFSNIALLVGDGTIGWSRYAPYDAILVAAASPDVPQALLDQLAEGGRMLIPIGDRNEQTLTLFEKTGDGVQREDITACTFVPLLGRFGWAE